In Centropristis striata isolate RG_2023a ecotype Rhode Island chromosome 1, C.striata_1.0, whole genome shotgun sequence, one DNA window encodes the following:
- the arpc1b gene encoding actin-related protein 2/3 complex subunit 1B: MAYHSFLLEPISCHAWNKDRTQIALCPNNHEVHIYKKDGTKWTKLHELKEHNGQVTGIDWAPDSNRIVTCGADRNAYVWTLKEGSWKPTLVILRINRAARCVKWSPRENKFAVGSGSRLISICYFEQENDWWVCKHIKKPIRSTILSLDWHPNNVLLAAGSCDFKCRVFSAYIKEVEEKPGPTPWGSKMPFGEMLFESGGSGAADQTSAGGGGWVHSVCFSHSGNRLAWTSHDSTVSVAEGGKTGTVNSLSSETLPLLCVTFITENSLVAAGHDCYPVLFVYDGAKASLTFGGKLDVPKQAAQKGISARERFQNLDRRASETQSTEKDLNTLHKNSISQISVLDGGRNQCTKFCTTGMDGGMGIWDVKTLESSMKNLKIV, encoded by the exons ATGGCATACCATAGTTTCCTGCTGGAACCAATTAGCTGCCACGCCTGGAACAAAGATCGTACCC AGATCGCCCTGTGCCCCAACAACCACGAGGTCCACATCTACAAGAAGGATGGGACCAAGTGGACCAAGCTGCATGAGCTGAAGGAGCACAATGGACAAGTGACAG GTATCGACTGGGCTCCGGACAGTAACCGTATAGTAACTTGTGGAGCGGACCGTAACGCCTACGTGTGGACCCTAAAAGAGGGCTCGTGGAAGCCCACCCTGGTCATCCTCAGGATCAACCGTGCTGCTCGCTGTGTGAAGTGGTCGCCACGAGAGAACAAGTTTGCTGTCGGCAGTGGCTCTCGCCTCATCTCCATCTGCTACTTTGAGCAGGAAAACGACTG GTGGGTGTGTAAGCACATCAAGAAACCGATCCGCTCCACCATCCTCAGCCTTGACTGGCATCCCAACAACGTCCTGCTGGCTGCTGGATCCTGTGACTTTAAATGCAG GGTGTTTTCCGCCTACAttaaggaggtggaggagaagcccGGGCCTACTCCCTGGGGCAGCAAAATGCCGTTCGGGGAGATGCTGTTTGAATCCGGTGGCTCTGGAGCAGCCGATCAGACCtcggctggaggaggaggttggGTGCACAGCGTGTGCTTCTCACACTCCGGCAACCGCCTGGCCTGGACCTCCCACGACTCCACTGTGTCTGTCGCAGAGGGAGGCAAGACCGGCAC GGTGAACAGTCTGAGCTCTGAGACACTCCCTCTGCTGTGTGTCACCTTCATCACTGAGAACAGCTTAGTAGCAGCT GGACACGACTGTTACCCGGTGCTGTTTGTGTACGACGGTGCCAAAGCCAGCTTGACATTTGGTGGTAAGCTGGATGTTCCTAAGCAGGCGGCCCAGAAGGGCATCAGTGCCAGGGAACGTTTCCAGAACCTGGACCGCCGGGCCTCGGAGACCCAGAGCACCGAGAAGGACCTGAACACCCTGCACAAGAACAGCATCAG CCAAATCTCAGTGCTGGATGGAGGACGAAACCAGTGCACCAAGTTCTGCACCACCGgcatggatggagggatgggcATCTGGGATGTCAAg acTCTGGAGTCTTCAATGAAGAACTTAAAGATTGTCTAA
- the arpc1a gene encoding actin-related protein 2/3 complex subunit 1A, protein MSLHQFLLEPITCHAWNRDRTQIAISPNNHEVHIYKKSGNQWVKTHELKEHNGHITGIDWAPKSDRIVTCGADRNAYVWSQKEGVWKPTLVILRINRAATFVKWSPLENKFAVGSGARLISVCYFESENDWWVSKHIKKPVRSTILSLDWHPNNILLAAGSCDFKCRVFSAYIKEVEEKPGPTPWGSKMPFGAVLAEFGGAGGGGWVHSVSFSSSGNRLAWVSHDSTVTVVDSSKTASPAQLKTEFLPLLSVIFVSENSLVAAGHDCCPMLFRCDDGGTLTFVSKLDLPKQSIQRNISAMERFRNMDKRATTEDRNTALDTLHQNSITQVSIYEGDKRDCRKFCTTGIDGAMTIWDFKSLEASIQGLRIM, encoded by the exons ATGTCCCTTCATCAGTTCCTGTTGGAGCCCATCACCTGCCACGCGTGGAACCGCGACAGGACAC AAATTGCCATCAGTCCAAATAACCATGAAGTCCATATCTACAAGAAGAGTGGCAACCAGTGGGTTAAGACCCATGAGCTGAAGGAGCACAATGGACACATAACAG GTATTGACTGGGCTCCCAAAAGTGACCGTATAGTGACATGCGGGGCAGATCGTAATGCCTACGTGTGGTCCCAGAAGGAGGGGGTATGGAAGCCCACACTGGTCATCCTCAGGATCAACCGAGCCGCCACCTTCGTCAAGTGGTCTCCACTGGAGAACAAGTTTGCAGTTGGGAGCGGCGCTCGACTCATCTCTGTCTGCTACTTTGAGTCTGAGAATGACTG gTGGGTGAGCAAGCACATCAAGAAGCCAGTACGCTCCACCATCCTCAGTCTCGACTGGCATCCCAACAACATCCTGCTGGCTGCTGGATCTTGTGACTTCAAATGCAG GGTGTTCTCAGCCTACATTAAGGAGGTGGAAGAGAAACCAGGCCCCACACCCTGGGGCAGCAAGATGCCATTTGGGGCTGTGCTAGCAGAATTTGGAGGAGCGG GTGGAGGGGGTTGGGTccactctgtctctttctcatcCTCTGGTAACCGACTGGCCTGGGTCAGCCATGACAGCACTGTCACTGTGGTGGACAGCTCTAAGACTGCCAG TCCTGCTCAGCTGAAGACGGAGttccttcctctcctcagtgtcatttttgtttcagaGAACAGTCTAGTAGCTGCG GGCCACGACTGTTGCCCAATGCTGTTCCGTTGCGATGATGGTGGAACACTGACATTTGTCTCAAAGCTCGACCTCCCAAAGCAGAGCATCCAGAGGAACATCTCTGCCATGGAGCGCTTCAGGAACATGGACAAGAGAGCCACCACCGAGGACCGCAACACTGCCCTGGACACACTGCACCAGAACAGCATCAC CCAAGTGTCTATCTATGAAGGAGACAAAAGGGATTGTCGCAAGTTCTGCACCACAGGCATCGATGGAGCAATGACCATTTGGGACTTCaag AGTCTAGAAGCTTCTATCCAGGGTCTCCGCATCATGTGA
- the LOC131972311 gene encoding lipopolysaccharide-induced tumor necrosis factor-alpha factor homolog — translation MESLSKGDEPFPTPPPYFIPGESLSDQDVRVYHIHSPFTPPPLPSFSLSPGVGCSTQTQSPLTAPALPPPTPKPKFVSYETQLYRCPALTTCPSCQTQVTTQVSFQVGRHAWLMCLVFVLCGLLLGCCLIPFFVNHFKDAYHTCPRCHRVLHVHRRTCCE, via the exons ATGGAGTCATTATCGAAAGGAGATGAGCCATTTCCGACACCTCCTCCGTACTTCATACCGG GTGAAAGTCTATCCGATCAAGATGTGCGGGTGTACCATATTCACTCACCTTTTACGCCTCCACCACTTCCCTCCTTCTCACTTTCTCCTGGAGTCGGCTGCTCCACTCAAACTCAGTCTCCTCTAACAG CGCCTGCTCTGCCTCCGCCCACTCCCAAGCCAAAGTTTGTGAGCTACGAAACGCAGCTGTATCGCTGCCCAGCTCTGACAACATGCCCGTCCTGTCAGACTCAGGTCACCACGCAGGTCTCCTTCCAAGTCGGGAGGCACGCGTGGCTCAtgtgtcttgtgtttgtgttgtgcgG GTTGCTGCTCGGATGCTGCCTGATTCCTTTTTTTGTGAACCATTTCAAGGACGCCTATCACACTTGTCCTCGCTGCCACCGAGTCCTCCATGTACACAGGAGAACGTGCTGCGAATGA